A stretch of the Malus sylvestris chromosome 10, drMalSylv7.2, whole genome shotgun sequence genome encodes the following:
- the LOC126587218 gene encoding sphingolipid delta(4)-desaturase DES1-like encodes MGRGGEREAAEEEGAMATDFFWSYTDEPHASRRRQILSQYPQIKELFGPDPWAFLKITVVVLLQLGTATALHNAGWLKILAIAYFFGSFLNHNLFLAIHELSHNLAFSTPVYNRWLGIFANLPIGVPMSVTFQKYHLEHHRFQGVDGIDMDIPSKVEAHVVTNVVAKSIWVLLQLFFYALRPVFLKPKPPGYWEFLNLFIQVALDAAMVYFCGWKSFAYLILSTFVGGGMHPMAGHFISEHYVFNPDQETYSYYGPLNLLAWHVGYHNEHHDFPRIPGSKLHKVKDIAPEYYEGLESYKSWSQVIYMYIADRTVGPFSRMKRKATKSE; translated from the exons atggGAAGAGGGGGTGAGAGAGAGGCAGCAGAAGAGGAGGGAGCGATGGCTACAGACTTCTTCTGGTCCTACACGGATGAGCCTCACGCTTCCAGGCGCCGTCAGATCCTCTCTCAGTACCCTCAGATTAAGGAGCTCTTTGGTCCCGACCCCTGGGCTTTCCTCAAG ATTACGGTGGTTGTGTTACTTCAGCTTGGGACTGCTACAGCCCTCCACAATGCAGGCTGGCTGAAGATACTAGCGATAGCCTACTTTTTTGGCTCGTTTCTCAACCACAACCTCTTCTTGGCCATCCATGAGCTCAGTCACAATCTCGCCTTCTCGACCCCAGTCTACAACCGTTGGCTCGGTATTTTTGCTAACCTCCCGATTGGTGTTCCCATGTCTGTCACCTTTCAAAAATATCACCTTGAGCACCACCGCTTCCAGGGAGTAGACGGCATTGATATGGACATCCCGAGCAAGGTTGAGGCTCATGTGGTGACAAATGTGGTCGCGAAATCCATTTGGGTTCTCCTTCAACTCTTCTTCTATGCCCTTCGTCCTGTGTTTCTCAAACCGAAACCCCCTGGTTACTGGGAGTTCCTCAACCTCTTCATTCAGGTAGCCCTCGATGCTGCAATGGTCTACTTTTGCGGCTGGAAATCGTTTGCTTACTTGATCCTCTCTACATTTGTCGGCGGTGGGATGCACCCAATGGCGGGTCACTTCATTTCGGAGCACTATGTCTTCAACCCTGATCAAGAGACGTATTCTTACTATGGCCCTCTCAATCTCCTAGCTTGGCACGTAGGCTACCACAACGAGCACCATGATTTCCCCAGAATTCCCGGGAGCAAGCTTCATAAGGTGAAGGACATTGCACCGGAATACTACGAGGGTTTGGAGTCGTATAAATCTTGGAGCCAAGTGATCTACATGTACATAGCGGATCGAACAGTTGGACCGTTCAGTCGAATGAAGAGAAAGGCAACAAAATCTGAATAG
- the LOC126587225 gene encoding tetraspanin-19-like isoform X2 yields the protein MAATVVRICLQSVLKAVNSLLGMVGIAMILYGLWMVRVWLRDIDGSPFDHHNVVLPWFTCTSLGAGFTLCIVTCIGHVAAKYAHGCCLSFYMLIIFLVILLELAVAADILLNSEWEKDLPYDPTGKFNDFKDFVESNLDIFQWIGLFIVLAQGLSIVLATALRSAGPNRRSSYDGDEECPPERLPLINPNSHPPELHYHCQER from the exons ATGGCGGCAACAGTTGTAAGAATCTGCCTGCAGTCAGTGCTGAAAGCAGTGAACTCACTTTTGGGAATGGTTGGAATTGCAATGATTTTGTATGGTCTCTGGATGGTTAGGGTTTGGCTGAGGGACATTGACGGTTCACCCTTTGATCATCATAATGTTGTTCTTCCATG GTTTACGTGCACTTCTCTTGGCGCTGGATTTACCTTATGCATAGTAACATGCATAGGTCATGTTGCTGCAAAGTATGCACATGGTTGTTGCCTCTCTTTT TACATGTTGATCATCTTTTTGGTGATTCTATTGGAGCTTGCAGTGGCTGCAGATATACTTTTAAATTCAGAATGGGAGAAG GATTTACCATATGACCCAACGGGAAAGTTTAATGATTTCAAAGATTTTGTCGAGTCAAACTTGGACATATTTCAGTGGATAGGTTTGTTCATCGTTTTAGCACAG GGGTTGTCAATCGTACTAGCCACAGCTCTAAGGTCTGCAGGGCCAAACCGAAGATCCAGCTACGACGGCGATGAAGAGTGTCCCCCGGAAAGACTCCCGCTCATAAACCCTAATAGTCACCCGCCGGAATTACATTATCACTGCCAAGAACGGTAA
- the LOC126587222 gene encoding E3 ubiquitin-protein ligase AIRP2-like, producing MYIASMRKSFKDSLKVLEADIQHANTLASDFPREYDGACVQMRMSYSPAAHLFLFLVQWTDCNLAGALGLLRILIYKVYVDGSTTMSTKERKASIREFYAVIYPSLLQLQGGVTDSEDKRQKAVCLERYRKRDDEESRQCSDIDIEREEECGICMETNSKIVLPNCNHVLCLKCYRDWHSRSQSCPFCRDNLKRVNSGDLWVYTDSRDIIDMETVMTENLRRLFTYIDKLPLITPDNPFDSYDSHLR from the exons ATGTACATAGCTTCTATGCGAAAGTCGTTCAAGGACTCTCTGAAAGTTCTTGAAGCTGATATTCAGCATGCAAATACTCT GGCCTCAGATTTTCCGAGGGAGTATGATGGTGCTTGTGTTCAGATGAGAATGTCATACAGTCCAGCCGCTCATCTCTTCCTTTTTCTGGTGCAATGGACTGACTGCAACCTCGCAGGAGCCCTTGGGCTGTTAAGAATTCTAATTTACAAG GTTTATGTGGATGGCTCGACCACCATGTCTACCAAGGAAAGGAAAGCAAGCATCAGAGAGTTCTATG CTGTTATTTATCCCTCTTTATTGCAACTTCAAGGAGGTGTCACCGATAGTGAAGATAAAAGGCAGAAGGCAGTGTGCCTGGAAAGGTATCGCAAAAGAGATGATGAGGAAAGTCGACAGTGTTCAGATATCGACATTGAAAGAGAAGAGGAATGCGGTATATGCATGGAGACAAATAGTAAAATTGTATTGCCCAACTGCAACCATGTTTTGTGCCTGAAATGTTACCGTGattg GCATTCAAGATCTCAGTCGTGCCCTTTCTGTCGTGACAATCTTAAAAGAGTGAACTCAGGCGATCTCTGGGTCTACACCGACAGCAGGGACATAATTGACATGGAAACAGTGATGACGGAGAATCTCAGGAGGCTTTTCACGTATATAGATAAGTTGCCTCTTATTACACCGGATAACCCTTTTGACTCGTATGATTCCCACCTAAGGTGA
- the LOC126587225 gene encoding tetraspanin-19-like isoform X1, translating into MAATVVRICLQSVLKAVNSLLGMVGIAMILYGLWMVRVWLRDIDGSPFDHHNVVLPWFTCTSLGAGFTLCIVTCIGHVAAKYAHGCCLSFYMLIIFLVILLELAVAADILLNSEWEKVNILGTTLTLFEDLPYDPTGKFNDFKDFVESNLDIFQWIGLFIVLAQGLSIVLATALRSAGPNRRSSYDGDEECPPERLPLINPNSHPPELHYHCQER; encoded by the exons ATGGCGGCAACAGTTGTAAGAATCTGCCTGCAGTCAGTGCTGAAAGCAGTGAACTCACTTTTGGGAATGGTTGGAATTGCAATGATTTTGTATGGTCTCTGGATGGTTAGGGTTTGGCTGAGGGACATTGACGGTTCACCCTTTGATCATCATAATGTTGTTCTTCCATG GTTTACGTGCACTTCTCTTGGCGCTGGATTTACCTTATGCATAGTAACATGCATAGGTCATGTTGCTGCAAAGTATGCACATGGTTGTTGCCTCTCTTTT TACATGTTGATCATCTTTTTGGTGATTCTATTGGAGCTTGCAGTGGCTGCAGATATACTTTTAAATTCAGAATGGGAGAAGGTAAACATCTTGGGAACCACACTTACATTATTCGAG GATTTACCATATGACCCAACGGGAAAGTTTAATGATTTCAAAGATTTTGTCGAGTCAAACTTGGACATATTTCAGTGGATAGGTTTGTTCATCGTTTTAGCACAG GGGTTGTCAATCGTACTAGCCACAGCTCTAAGGTCTGCAGGGCCAAACCGAAGATCCAGCTACGACGGCGATGAAGAGTGTCCCCCGGAAAGACTCCCGCTCATAAACCCTAATAGTCACCCGCCGGAATTACATTATCACTGCCAAGAACGGTAA